The window CCGCCCGAACTACCCGAACCAGACGCGAGGGACGAAGCGCCCGCGACGTACGAACCGGTCACTGCACACGAAACGGACGCCCTCCCGATAACCCAATACGATGCCTCACGAATGCACAAACTGCGGACGAGTGTTCGACGACGGGTCGAAGGAGATGCTGTCTGGGTGTCCGAACTGCGGCGGAAACAAATTCCAGTTCCGGCCGTCGTCGGCGACCGATTCGGCCGACTCGACCGGATCGCCGTCGAAACGGTCGGCGCCGACCCGTGAGACTGATCCCCAGTCGGACTCCTCGGAGGGGGCGGAACCGTCATCGAGTTCGACAGCGTGGAGCGAGGCCGCAGAGCGCGCCGTCGGGGACGAGCGAGAGGAGCCAAATACGGATTCGAGCCCGTCGCCTCGGCAAATCTCCGCGTCTTCGCGGGAGTGGCCGAACCAACGGGACGAGGACGGAACGTCTTCGCCCCCGGAAGACGTCCGGGAGCCGGCGGAAGACGACTCGAACCGGACGACGGATTCACGACAGCACGACCCGGAGCCGCGTCAGTCCGATCCGGAGGGACCGACCGACCCCGCCAGTGAAACGTCGCCGGATCCGGACGACGGCGTCGAGATCGACGACGACCCCGCGTCGACGGACGACTCTATCGAAGACACCGCGCAGGCGAGCGCCCGGAGCGAAGTCGTCTCCCCCGACGAGCTCGCCGCCGCGAGTCGGACCGAGGCGGTGGACGACGGGTCGGCCGCCCCGGACGCGCCGACGGCCGACGCCCCCGACGGTGAGGCTCCCGACCGCCCGAGCGACGCGGACGGTCGAGTCATCGAGCCGTCGAGCGACGACCGGCCCGACCTCGATGACCTCCGGGCCGAACTCAACGAACAGTTCGAGAGCATCCGCATCGTCGCGCCCGGCGAGTACGAACTGAACCTCATGGAACTGTACGACCGGACCGAGTACATCATCTCGCTGCAGGAAGACGGTCGGTACGTCATCGAAGTCCCGGACACGTGGGATACGACCCCCGGCGGACCCGAGGACGCCTAGCCGCACGTCGCATCGGGGTTCGTATCACCTCGCCTCCCGAGCGACTCTCCGCGTCGAATCGCTACGGCGTCGAATTGAAGCTTTTATGCGCACCGCTCGAGAGAGTTCCACTATGAGTCAAGCCACCAAGATCGTCCTCGGTACCGTGGGTGTGTCGGCCGTCCTCGCCATCGCGATCATCTTCGCGCTCGCCTTCGGCTGATACTGATTACTCTCACTGTTCATCGTCGAGCGCCACCCCGATACCGACGCTCGGCGGTACGAGACGAGAGTACTCAGTCTGAGTCAGACTCCGGGCTCTATCGATCGGGTCGCCGATCGCACCTCTGAAACCCCTACGCTCCCAACCGACGGTATGTTCGACCGACGCGACCTCTCCGACGACGTCGACGCCGTGCGCGAGGCTCACGCGCCCGGCGCGCTCGTGCTCGACGTCTCGGCCGACTTCGAGACGATTCCGCCCGCCGCCGCCGAGGACCTCGGGCTTCTCGTCGACGCGCTCGATCCCGCGACGTACCCCTCAGAGTGGCTTCCCGAGGACGCTCCGAGCGCGCTCGTCGCCTACGCGAGCTCTGATTTCACCGTCGGGATGCCGGGCGACGGAACCGTCGCGTGGACGCGTCAGACGTCCCCACCGACGGTCCTCGTGAAAAAGCGCGCCGAGGGGACGCCGTCGGAGTTCCTCGATTATCTCCTCGCGGAGGCGTTCGTCCAGATCGGCACCGACGCCCCCGAGCACTTTTTACCGTTCTTCGGCGAGCGGTACCGCGACCTCGACGACGCGGTCCCGCTCGGCCCCGCCGACGTCTACCAGATCGCGGCCGCGCTGTACGACGCCTGGCTCGGCCTCCAGACCAGAGACGTCTTCGCCGCCTGGGAAGAGACCCAGCCCCGGCTGTTCGACGCGTGGGAAGACGCCGGAAGCCGGCTCGAAGGGCGGCTCTCGAGGCTTCCCCGGGCGGTCGCACGGGGGGAGACCTCCTTCGCGGAGGCGACCGAGTACGCCTGTTCGGCAGTCAAGCACGATCTGGACCTCCCCGCGCCCTTCGCCGCGCTCGACACGCGGGCGTTCGTCGAGTACGGTCCGGAATACGGGGTCACGTGGGCGAAGAAAACGTTCGAGAAACTCGAGAACGACGTCGACGAAGACGCCTAACTCGGATCCGGATCGTCGCCGTCGGACGCCAGAATTAGTACCGGAATCGACGCTGTCGGACGCCAGAATTAGTACCGGAATCGACGCTGTCGGACGCCAGAATTAGTACCGGAATCGACGCCGGCCGAACGCCTGACTCAGAATTCGGTCGCGACCTCGCCGTCGACGTCGAGTTCGACGACCGCATCGAAGAGGTCGCGGAACCGTCCGATCGTCTCCGCTCCGTGCACCTCGTTCGAGAGGTGGAACAGGCCGACGGCGTCGTGTTCGTCCAGGAGTTCGAGAAGCCGCCCGGTCGCGTCGTACGCGCCGTCGACGTCGGCGTAGTACGCCATCTCGGTCACCGAATCGACGCTGATCCGGACCTTCCCGTCGTGGGACTCCAGGAACTCCCGCGTCTTTTCGACGATGCCGTCGAGGTCGTCCGGCGCCGAGACGTAGTGGACGTGATCCGTTCTGCGTCGGGAGTACCCGCGCTCGACAGAGAGGGTATCGAGGATCTCCGCCTTCGACTCGTCGACGTCGTAGTGTTCGAGTTTCTGCTCGACCTCCCGAGCCGTGGTCCGCGTCGAGATGACGAGGAAGTGGTCGGTGTCGGTCTTCAGAAAGTCCGTGTCGATCCGGTCTGTCTCCCCGATGCTCGGGTGCAGAAGCAGGATGCCCGTCCCGCCCGGGATCGAGTCCGGCGCGTTGTCGATGGCGAGGCTGTAATCCATACCCGTAGGTGCGCCCCCGACGACTTAATCGTGCGGGAGTTTCCGTCGCTGGCCGTCTCCAAGAACGCGTCCGGCAGCGTCCAGATCAGTACAGCGAATCGGCGGTCGCCGCGCCGATGACGCTGAACACCGCCCCGATGCTGATCGCCTTGAGGGTCGATCCGATCACCGCCCAGTCGAGCGTCACCCCGAGGACGTCCGTTCCCGTCGCCGTCGCGTCGAGGAACGTCCCCGGCGCGTCGAACGCGACCGCGAGGATGAACACCGAGAGGTACGAGACGGAGACGAGCGAAATGAATCGGAGCGGGATTCCGCCCACTTCACTCTCCCGTTCGGGATTTCGGTCGTCCGCCTTGTAGAGCGCGCCGTAGCCGATGGCGAGGACGATGATCACCGTAAAAAGCGCCTGGACCGGCGACATACTCTGTGCCAGTACCCAGACTTCCTCGGTGACGACGAACGGCCCGGCCAACAGGAACCCGCCGACGATCTGTTGGACGGTGTCCGAGAGAGCGAACCGGCGACGGCGTCCGACCATACCCTCCGTTCGATCCTCATTACATATATACGAACGCATCTCGCGGATCCCTTCGCCCGATCTGACCCCGAACTGCACTCGACCCGATTCCAACGGTTCTTGGTCTGTCCGGTCCACGCTCGCGTATGAGCGTCAGAAACGAGTTCGACGCCTGGGCGGCCGACGGGCGCGACAGGGGGATGGAAGAACGCCACTGGCACACCGCGAAGCGCGCGCTCGCGCGGATGCCCGTGGAGGCGGGAGACACGGTCTTGGACCTCGGGTGCGGGAGCGGGTACGCCGGCCGAGCGCTCCGGGACACCAAAGACGCCGGTCGCGTCTACGGTCTCGACGGGGCCCCCGCGATGGTTCGGAACGCGCGGTCCTACACGGACGATCCGAACGTCGGCTACCTCGTCGGCGACTTCGACGCGCTGCCGTTCGCCGACGACAGCGTCGATCACGTCTGGAGTATGGAGGCGTTCTACTACGCCCGGGACCCGATCCACACGCTCGAAGAGGTCGCACGGATCCTCCGCCCCGGCGGCACGTTCTACTGCGCGGTGAACTACTACGAGGAGAACGTCCACTCCCACGAGTGGCAAGACCGGATCGACGTCGAGATGACGCGGTGGTCCGCCGACGAGTATCGGGAGGCGTTCCGCGAGGCAGGACTGGCCGTAGCCGAACAGGACTCGATCCCGGACCGGGAGATCGACATCCCGCCGGCGGAGGCGTTCCCGACCGACGACTGGGACTCCCGAGAGGCGATGGTCGAGCGGTACCGAACGTACGGGACGCTCCTCACCGTCGGCGTCGGTCGCTGAACGCCCATATTCGGCGTCGGTCGCTACCCGTCGGCGTCAGTCGCTAACTGCCCACGTCGGCGTCAGTCGCTAACTGCCCACGTCGGCGTCAGTCGCTAACTGCCCACGTCGCTACCGGTCGGCGGGTCATCGCTACCGCGCTGTTATCGAACGTCGACCCGTTCGAGGACGTGCGCCGCAGTGGCCGCGAAGCCGACCCGGACCTCTCCGACGGGCGGATCCGTCGTCCGAACCGTTAGCTCCCGTCCGTTCCAACGGAGATACGCCCGGGTCGAGTCGCCGAGGAACTCCGCGCCCGACACCGTCGCGTCGAAGACGTTGGTCACGACTCCGGAGGCCGGCCGGTTTCGCGTCGCTCCGTCCGACTCATCATCGTCGAGCAGGTGCATCGCCTCGGGGCGAACGCAGAACACGATCCGGTCTCCACTGGAAAGAGGCGTCTCTGTCTCGATCGCGACCCGAGCACCGTCGATGTCGACTTCGATTTCTCTCGATGCCGAGTCAGTTTCGGGGGACGCTGACCCGGTCTCCGTGGACGTTTCTCGGGCCTGTGTCGTTCGATCGTCCCCTTCCCGATCGGCGTCGCCCCCGGACCGAACCCCCTTCGTTTCAACTGGAGATCGGCCGTCTCCGGGGGTCGAGGCGGGTCGGTTTTCGCCGTCCTGTCCGCGGATGGAGACGACTTCCCCTCGAAGACGTTGTTGTCGCCGACGAACTCCGCGACGAAGCGGGTCGCGGGGCGACGGTAGACCTCCTGCGGCGTCCCGACCTGTTCGACCGCACCGTCGTTCATCACGGCCACGCGGTCGGAGACGGCCAGCGCCTCCTCCTGATCGTGCGTGACGTACAGCGTCGTGATTCCGAGCGTCGACTGGATCTCCTTGATCTGCATCCGAAGTCGTTCCCGGAGGCGCGCGTCGAGCGCACTCATCGGTTCGTCGAGCAGCAACAGGTCCGGACCGGGCGCGATCGCCCGGGCGAGCGCGACGCGCTGCTGCTGTCCGCCGGAGAGTTCGGTCGGGTCCCGATCGCCCATCTCCGGGAGGTCGACGAGATCGAGCAGCGACGCGACCCGTTCGTCCCGACTGACGCCGCCCGGCGGCTCGGCGAACCGGAGCCCGTAGGCGACGTTCTCCGCGACCGAGAGGTGCGGGAAGAGCGCGTAGTTCTGGAAGACGACGCCGACGCCCCGGTCCTCGGGGGGGACCCCTCCCATCTCGCGGCCGTCGAACCGAACGGTCCCCGACGTGGGGGCGTCGAAGCCGGCGACGAGCCGGAGCGTCGTCGTCTTCCCACAGCCCGACGGCCCGACGAGGGTGAAGAACTCCCCGTCGCCGACGTCGAAACCGATCCCTCGGTCCTCGTCTTCCCGACCGAGCGCGACCGTCTCGCCGTACTCCTTCCGGACGTTTTCGAGCGTCAGTTTCACTTTCAGAACCCTCCTCGACCGCCGTATCGACCGCCGAACCGTTCGATGATCACGAAGCTCAGGCTCGTCACCGCGAGCAGGACACAGCCCATCGCGGTCGCCGGACCGAGCCGCCGCCCGAGGTAGCGCTCGACGGCGACGGGCATCGTGTAACTGGTCGATCCCTCCGCGAGGACCACCGTCGAGTCGAACTCGCCGATCGAGATGGCGAAGGCGAACGCCGCACCCGCGACGACGCCGGCGGCGACGAGCGGCAACTCGACGTCCACGAGCGCCCGCACGCGGGTCGCCCCGAGGCTCCGCGCGGACTCGACCAGCCGCGGATCGAGGTTCCCCAGGAGCGGCGCGACGTTCCGCGTGACGAACGGGTACGCGCCGACAGCGTGGGCGGCGACGACCGCGAGCGCGCCGGTCACCTGGATCCGGGTCCCGAACGCCTCGACGCCGAAGACGAGACCGCGGAGGAGCCCCAGACCGACGACGATCCCCGACACCGCGAGCGGCGCCATCGCCAGCGCGTCGACGGCCGCGCGGCCGCGGAACTCCCGCGTCGTCAACACCGCCAGCGCGACCCCCATCGGCACCGCGACCAACAGCGTCCCGATGCCGAACCGCAGCGAGTTCGCGATCGCCGGGAGCGGCCGGACCTGGTAGGACGCCCCCGTCTGCTGGCGTTCGAGGAGGAACAGGTAGTGTTCGAGCGTCACTCCGCCTTCCGGTCCGGTCAAGCTCGCGAGCACCATCGACGCGATCGGCCCGACGAACACCGCGAGCACGACGACGCCGTAGGCGGCGATACCCACGCGGGTTCCGATCTCTCTGGCGGTCCACGCCTCCGGCCACAGC is drawn from Halobellus limi and contains these coding sequences:
- a CDS encoding OapC/ArvC family zinc-ribbon domain-containing protein, which gives rise to MPHECTNCGRVFDDGSKEMLSGCPNCGGNKFQFRPSSATDSADSTGSPSKRSAPTRETDPQSDSSEGAEPSSSSTAWSEAAERAVGDEREEPNTDSSPSPRQISASSREWPNQRDEDGTSSPPEDVREPAEDDSNRTTDSRQHDPEPRQSDPEGPTDPASETSPDPDDGVEIDDDPASTDDSIEDTAQASARSEVVSPDELAAASRTEAVDDGSAAPDAPTADAPDGEAPDRPSDADGRVIEPSSDDRPDLDDLRAELNEQFESIRIVAPGEYELNLMELYDRTEYIISLQEDGRYVIEVPDTWDTTPGGPEDA
- a CDS encoding DUF7089 family protein; translation: MFDRRDLSDDVDAVREAHAPGALVLDVSADFETIPPAAAEDLGLLVDALDPATYPSEWLPEDAPSALVAYASSDFTVGMPGDGTVAWTRQTSPPTVLVKKRAEGTPSEFLDYLLAEAFVQIGTDAPEHFLPFFGERYRDLDDAVPLGPADVYQIAAALYDAWLGLQTRDVFAAWEETQPRLFDAWEDAGSRLEGRLSRLPRAVARGETSFAEATEYACSAVKHDLDLPAPFAALDTRAFVEYGPEYGVTWAKKTFEKLENDVDEDA
- a CDS encoding DUF7090 family protein; protein product: MDYSLAIDNAPDSIPGGTGILLLHPSIGETDRIDTDFLKTDTDHFLVISTRTTAREVEQKLEHYDVDESKAEILDTLSVERGYSRRRTDHVHYVSAPDDLDGIVEKTREFLESHDGKVRISVDSVTEMAYYADVDGAYDATGRLLELLDEHDAVGLFHLSNEVHGAETIGRFRDLFDAVVELDVDGEVATEF
- a CDS encoding DUF2391 family protein, giving the protein MVGRRRRFALSDTVQQIVGGFLLAGPFVVTEEVWVLAQSMSPVQALFTVIIVLAIGYGALYKADDRNPERESEVGGIPLRFISLVSVSYLSVFILAVAFDAPGTFLDATATGTDVLGVTLDWAVIGSTLKAISIGAVFSVIGAATADSLY
- a CDS encoding class I SAM-dependent methyltransferase produces the protein MSVRNEFDAWAADGRDRGMEERHWHTAKRALARMPVEAGDTVLDLGCGSGYAGRALRDTKDAGRVYGLDGAPAMVRNARSYTDDPNVGYLVGDFDALPFADDSVDHVWSMEAFYYARDPIHTLEEVARILRPGGTFYCAVNYYEENVHSHEWQDRIDVEMTRWSADEYREAFREAGLAVAEQDSIPDREIDIPPAEAFPTDDWDSREAMVERYRTYGTLLTVGVGR
- a CDS encoding ABC transporter permease, yielding MERHALGLAAAATAAVLLVVFYYPVATVFVDAVFVDGRPTIEPILSVLSSRFYLVDIFGFTAYQALLSTVASVLLGLPGAWVLARFEFRGRETLRSLTILPFVMPSIMVAIGFVATFGQNGTLNAVLGAVGLPPVDLLFTLEAIVVAHAFYNAPLVARVTTAAWESVDASAVETARSLGASPTRAFRDVVLPQLLPAVAIGATLTFVFTFASFPIVLALGGFQLATVEVFIYSRIQNLAYAEAAALAVVETAISIGLTYWYLRYEGRNRGSGQGARPQPRRTLWPEAWTAREIGTRVGIAAYGVVVLAVFVGPIASMVLASLTGPEGGVTLEHYLFLLERQQTGASYQVRPLPAIANSLRFGIGTLLVAVPMGVALAVLTTREFRGRAAVDALAMAPLAVSGIVVGLGLLRGLVFGVEAFGTRIQVTGALAVVAAHAVGAYPFVTRNVAPLLGNLDPRLVESARSLGATRVRALVDVELPLVAAGVVAGAAFAFAISIGEFDSTVVLAEGSTSYTMPVAVERYLGRRLGPATAMGCVLLAVTSLSFVIIERFGGRYGGRGGF